A genomic stretch from Enterobacter dykesii includes:
- a CDS encoding DUF3302 domain-containing protein, which yields MFLNYFALGVLIFVFLVLFYGIIAIHDIPYNMAKKRNHPHADAIHTAGWISLFTLHAIWPFLWIWATLYREDRGWGMQNHITKPDEVPGMDALAKRVAELEQKLAAVQPAADKNTLER from the coding sequence ATGTTTCTCAACTATTTCGCGCTGGGCGTATTGATTTTTGTATTTCTGGTTCTCTTTTACGGAATCATCGCCATCCATGACATTCCTTATAATATGGCCAAAAAGCGAAACCATCCGCATGCCGATGCGATTCACACGGCAGGGTGGATTAGCCTGTTTACGCTCCATGCCATCTGGCCGTTCCTGTGGATATGGGCCACGCTGTACCGTGAAGATCGCGGCTGGGGGATGCAAAACCACATCACCAAGCCTGATGAGGTTCCGGGCATGGATGCGCTGGCCAAACGCGTGGCCGAATTAGAACAAAAGCTGGCCGCGGTACAGCCCGCTGCTGATAAAAACACGCTGGAGCGCTAA
- a CDS encoding glutathione S-transferase, which yields MKLIGSYTSPFVRKISILLLEKGIEFEFVNEQPYNAENGVAQYNPLGKVPALVTDEGEYWFDSPIIAEYIELLGVAPAMLPADPKAALAMKQIEALADGIMDAALTSVREQARPAAQQSETELLRQREKISRSLDRCEQLIREGKIQTDSLNLGTIAIACAIGYLNFRRVSPGWCVDRPLLVKLADTLFSRESFARTEPPKA from the coding sequence ATGAAACTCATCGGTAGCTACACCAGTCCCTTCGTGCGAAAAATCTCGATTCTCCTGCTGGAGAAAGGGATTGAATTTGAATTCGTGAATGAACAGCCCTACAACGCTGAAAACGGCGTCGCGCAGTACAACCCGCTGGGGAAAGTCCCGGCGCTGGTGACGGACGAGGGCGAATACTGGTTCGATTCCCCGATTATTGCGGAGTATATCGAGCTGTTGGGCGTTGCCCCGGCAATGCTGCCGGCTGACCCAAAGGCGGCGCTGGCGATGAAGCAAATTGAAGCCCTGGCCGATGGCATTATGGATGCGGCGTTAACCTCCGTGCGTGAACAGGCAAGGCCCGCTGCCCAGCAGTCGGAAACGGAACTGTTACGCCAGCGGGAAAAAATCAGCCGCAGCCTGGACAGGTGCGAACAGCTTATCCGGGAAGGAAAGATTCAAACCGACAGCCTGAACCTGGGGACCATCGCCATCGCCTGCGCCATTGGCTATCTTAACTTCCGCCGCGTCTCCCCGGGCTGGTGCGTCGACCGTCCGCTGCTGGTGAAGCTTGCAGACACGCTGTTTAGCCGCGAGAGCTTTGCCCGTACCGAACCGCCAAAGGCTTGA
- a CDS encoding YibL family ribosome-associated protein, whose product MKEVEKNEIKRLSDRLDLIRHQMAGLSLVDSAEKYAELEKEAATLETEIERLREVKGQKLSKEALKLMNMPHRRAITKKEQADMGKLKKSVRGLVVVHPMTELGREMGLKEMTGFCKTAF is encoded by the coding sequence ATGAAAGAAGTCGAAAAGAACGAAATTAAACGCCTGAGCGACCGCCTGGATCTGATCCGCCACCAGATGGCTGGCCTGTCACTGGTCGATTCCGCCGAGAAGTACGCCGAGCTGGAAAAAGAAGCCGCCACGCTGGAAACAGAAATCGAGCGCCTGCGCGAAGTGAAGGGCCAGAAGCTGAGCAAAGAAGCGCTGAAGCTGATGAACATGCCGCACCGCCGCGCGATCACCAAAAAAGAACAGGCCGACATGGGCAAGCTGAAGAAAAGCGTCCGTGGTCTGGTGGTGGTTCACCCGATGACCGAGCTTGGCCGCGAAATGGGCCTGAAAGAGATGACGGGTTTTTGTAAGACCGCGTTCTGA
- the mtlR gene encoding mannitol operon repressor MtlR: MMHSAAQVNLRPNNRLSDMQAIMEQTQAFENRVLERLNAGKTVRSFLIAAVELLTEAVNILVLQVFRKDDYAVKYAVEPLLDGDGPLGDLSVRLKLIYGLGVLNRQEYEDAELLMALREELNHDGNEYTFTDDEILGPFGELHCVSALPPAPHFDNSDPELYAMQKLRYQQVVRSTMVLSLTELISRISLKKAFQK; encoded by the coding sequence ATGATGCACAGTGCGGCGCAGGTTAACCTGCGCCCAAATAATAGATTGTCAGATATGCAGGCAATAATGGAACAAACCCAGGCCTTTGAAAATCGTGTGCTTGAGCGTCTGAATGCTGGCAAAACCGTACGAAGCTTCCTGATTGCCGCCGTCGAGCTGTTAACCGAGGCGGTGAATATCCTGGTGCTTCAGGTGTTTCGCAAAGACGACTACGCGGTAAAGTATGCTGTAGAACCGTTACTGGACGGAGACGGACCGCTGGGCGATCTATCCGTGCGTCTGAAGCTGATTTATGGTCTTGGCGTGCTCAACCGACAAGAGTATGAAGATGCGGAGCTGTTAATGGCGCTGCGCGAAGAGCTCAATCATGACGGTAACGAGTACACTTTTACCGATGATGAAATTCTGGGGCCCTTCGGCGAGCTGCACTGCGTCAGCGCGCTGCCCCCTGCTCCCCATTTTGACAACAGCGACCCTGAGCTCTACGCGATGCAAAAGCTGCGTTATCAACAGGTTGTCCGCTCCACAATGGTGCTCTCCCTGACTGAGCTGATTTCCCGAATCAGCTTAAAAAAAGCGTTTCAGAAGTAA
- a CDS encoding HlyD family secretion protein has protein sequence MDLLIILTYVAFAWAIFKIFRIPVNQWTLATATLGGVFIVAGLILLMNYNHPYTFTAQKAVISIPITPQVTGVVSEVTDKNNQLIKKGEVLFKLDPGRYQARVDRLQADLVTATHNIDNLKAQLSEAVANTTRVSAERDRLFKDYQRYLKGSQAKVNPFSESDIDNARQNYLAQDAMVKGSVAEQTQIQSQLDSMVNGEQSQIASLRAQLAEAKYNLDQTVVRAPSDGYITQVLIRPGTYAAALPLRPVMVFIPEQKRQIVAQFRQNSLLRLKPGDEAEVVFNALPGQVFSGKLTAILPVVPGGTYQAQGALQSLTVTPGTDGVQAIIELSPDTEVDALPDGIYAQVAVYSDHFAHVSVMRKVLLRMTSWMHYLYLDH, from the coding sequence ATGGATCTGTTGATTATTTTGACCTACGTGGCATTTGCCTGGGCCATCTTTAAAATATTTCGTATTCCGGTAAACCAGTGGACGCTTGCCACCGCGACATTAGGCGGGGTATTTATTGTTGCCGGACTTATTCTGTTAATGAACTATAACCATCCGTACACCTTTACGGCGCAAAAGGCGGTTATTTCTATTCCGATTACGCCGCAGGTGACCGGTGTGGTCAGTGAAGTCACCGATAAAAATAACCAGCTTATTAAAAAAGGCGAAGTGTTATTTAAGCTGGATCCAGGCCGCTACCAGGCGCGCGTCGACAGACTCCAGGCCGACCTGGTGACCGCGACGCATAATATCGACAATCTGAAAGCGCAGCTTTCGGAAGCGGTCGCCAATACCACCCGCGTATCGGCTGAACGCGATCGTCTGTTTAAAGATTATCAGCGCTACCTGAAAGGCAGCCAGGCGAAGGTGAATCCGTTTTCTGAAAGCGATATCGACAACGCGCGCCAAAATTATCTCGCGCAGGATGCGATGGTGAAAGGCTCCGTTGCCGAACAGACGCAGATTCAAAGCCAACTGGACAGCATGGTGAACGGCGAGCAGTCGCAGATTGCCTCCTTACGCGCGCAGCTTGCCGAAGCGAAATACAACCTGGATCAGACCGTGGTCCGTGCGCCAAGCGATGGTTACATCACCCAGGTGCTGATCCGTCCGGGGACGTACGCCGCCGCGCTGCCGCTGCGTCCGGTGATGGTCTTTATTCCTGAACAGAAGCGTCAGATTGTGGCCCAGTTCCGTCAGAACTCGCTGCTGCGTCTGAAGCCAGGCGATGAAGCGGAAGTGGTGTTTAACGCGCTGCCGGGCCAGGTGTTCTCCGGTAAGCTCACCGCGATTCTGCCTGTGGTGCCGGGAGGAACCTATCAGGCGCAGGGCGCGCTGCAGTCTCTGACGGTCACACCGGGTACGGATGGCGTGCAGGCCATCATAGAGCTGAGTCCTGACACTGAAGTCGATGCGCTGCCGGACGGTATCTATGCCCAGGTGGCGGTCTACTCGGACCATTTCGCCCACGTCTCGGTGATGCGTAAAGTATTGCTGCGCATGACCAGCTGGATGCACTACCTCTATCTCGATCACTAA
- the mtlD gene encoding mannitol-1-phosphate 5-dehydrogenase — protein MKALHFGAGNIGRGFIGKLLADAGITLTFADVNQVVLDALNARHSYQVHVVGENEQVETVSGVNAVSSIGEDVIDLIASVDLVTTAVGPVVLERIAPAVAKGLAKRKAQGIDTPLNIIACENMVRGTTQLKGHVLNAVADEDKAWVEAHVGFVDSAVDRIVPPSESATNDPLEVTVETFSEWIVDKTQFKGALPTIPGMELTDNLMAFVERKLFTLNTGHAITAYLGKLAGHQTIRDAILDEKIRAVVKGAMEESGAVLIKRYGFDAEKHAAYIQKILGRFENPYLKDDVERVGRQPLRKLSAGDRLIKPLLGTLEYGLPHANLVKGIAAAMHYRSEQDPQAQELAQLIDDKGAQAALAQISGLDANSDVVVEAVNAYNATK, from the coding sequence ATGAAAGCATTACATTTTGGCGCAGGTAATATCGGTCGTGGTTTTATCGGTAAACTGCTGGCAGACGCGGGCATTACGCTGACATTCGCCGATGTGAATCAGGTGGTCCTGGATGCCCTGAATGCGCGTCATAGCTATCAGGTACACGTGGTGGGCGAAAACGAACAGGTTGAGACGGTATCCGGCGTCAACGCGGTCAGCAGCATCGGCGAAGACGTTATCGACCTGATCGCCAGCGTCGATCTGGTCACCACCGCCGTGGGCCCGGTTGTGCTTGAGCGCATCGCCCCTGCGGTCGCGAAAGGCCTGGCAAAACGTAAAGCGCAGGGTATCGACACCCCGCTGAATATCATCGCCTGTGAAAACATGGTGCGCGGCACCACGCAGCTGAAAGGCCACGTTCTTAACGCTGTAGCGGACGAAGACAAAGCCTGGGTTGAAGCGCACGTGGGTTTTGTGGATTCCGCCGTGGACCGCATCGTCCCACCTTCTGAATCCGCCACCAACGATCCGCTGGAAGTGACCGTGGAAACCTTCAGCGAGTGGATCGTGGATAAAACCCAGTTTAAAGGCGCGCTGCCGACCATTCCGGGAATGGAATTAACCGATAACCTGATGGCATTTGTCGAACGCAAGCTCTTCACGCTGAACACCGGGCATGCTATAACCGCGTACCTCGGAAAATTGGCCGGTCATCAGACCATTCGTGACGCGATCCTCGATGAGAAGATCCGCGCGGTGGTAAAAGGGGCAATGGAAGAGAGCGGCGCGGTGCTGATCAAACGCTACGGTTTTGATGCTGAGAAACACGCAGCATACATCCAGAAAATCCTCGGTCGCTTTGAAAACCCGTATCTGAAAGATGACGTTGAGCGCGTGGGCCGTCAGCCTCTGCGCAAACTGAGCGCGGGCGACCGTCTGATTAAGCCGCTGCTGGGCACGCTTGAATACGGCCTGCCGCACGCCAACCTGGTGAAAGGAATTGCCGCCGCGATGCACTACCGCAGCGAGCAGGACCCACAGGCGCAGGAACTGGCTCAGCTGATTGATGACAAAGGCGCGCAGGCTGCGCTGGCGCAGATTTCCGGTCTGGACGCCAACAGCGACGTGGTTGTGGAGGCGGTTAACGCATACAACGCAACCAAATGA
- the selA gene encoding L-seryl-tRNA(Sec) selenium transferase: MTTHHSLYSQIPATDRLLREPRIHAAVERFGHTATVEMLRLLQDEARCAIQAENALPDWCAAWEQEVENRLDEKAQSALRPVINLTGTVLHTNLGRAQQADEAIAAVVQAMRAPVTLEYDLDGAGRGHRDRALADLLCQLTGAEDACIVNNNAAAVLLMLAATASGKEVVVSRGELVEIGGAFRIPDVMRQAGCTLYEVGTTNRTHAKDYRAAVNENTALLMKVHTSNYHIEGFTKTVEEGELAAIGRELNIPVIADLGSGSLVDLSLYGLPKEPMPQEMIAAGVSLVSFSGDKLLGGPQAGIIVGKRELIAKLQQHPLKRALRADKMTLAALDATLRLYLHPEKLADRLPTLRLLNRDAASIRAQAELLLPRIAPHYPDFDVRIEPCQSQIGSGSLPVDRLPSEALTFTPRDGRGSHLEALSSRWRGLPAPIIGRIYDGRMWLDLRCLEDEERFLEMLLK, from the coding sequence ATGACTACTCATCATTCGCTGTACAGCCAGATCCCCGCTACCGACCGTCTCCTTCGCGAGCCCCGCATTCATGCTGCCGTTGAGCGTTTTGGCCATACCGCGACGGTGGAGATGTTACGCCTGCTTCAGGACGAAGCCCGATGCGCTATTCAGGCAGAAAACGCCTTGCCCGACTGGTGCGCAGCGTGGGAGCAGGAAGTTGAAAACCGGCTGGATGAGAAAGCGCAAAGCGCGTTACGCCCGGTGATTAACCTGACCGGTACCGTGCTGCATACCAACCTGGGACGCGCGCAGCAGGCGGATGAGGCTATCGCGGCGGTTGTGCAGGCCATGCGGGCGCCCGTGACGCTGGAGTACGATCTGGACGGCGCCGGACGCGGGCATCGTGACCGGGCGCTGGCGGATCTGCTGTGCCAGCTGACCGGTGCGGAAGATGCCTGCATTGTGAATAACAACGCCGCAGCGGTACTGCTGATGCTGGCGGCCACCGCCAGCGGCAAAGAGGTGGTGGTTTCCCGCGGCGAGCTGGTGGAGATTGGCGGGGCGTTTCGTATTCCGGACGTGATGCGCCAGGCTGGCTGCACGCTATATGAAGTGGGCACCACTAACCGCACCCATGCGAAAGATTATCGCGCGGCGGTGAATGAAAATACCGCCCTGCTGATGAAGGTCCACACCAGCAATTACCATATTGAAGGCTTCACCAAAACGGTTGAAGAGGGCGAGCTGGCGGCGATTGGCCGCGAACTGAATATTCCGGTGATTGCCGATCTCGGCAGCGGCTCGCTGGTGGATCTGAGCCTTTACGGGCTGCCGAAAGAGCCGATGCCGCAAGAGATGATTGCTGCGGGCGTCAGCCTGGTCAGCTTTTCCGGCGACAAGCTGCTGGGCGGGCCGCAGGCCGGGATTATCGTCGGCAAGCGCGAGCTGATTGCGAAGCTGCAGCAGCATCCGCTCAAGCGCGCCCTGCGAGCCGATAAAATGACGCTTGCCGCGCTGGACGCGACGCTGCGGCTCTATCTCCACCCGGAAAAACTGGCCGACCGCCTGCCTACGCTGCGTCTGTTAAACCGCGATGCCGCCTCGATTCGCGCCCAGGCCGAGTTACTGCTGCCGCGTATTGCCCCGCACTACCCCGATTTTGACGTTCGCATTGAACCCTGCCAGTCGCAGATTGGCAGCGGTTCGCTGCCGGTGGACAGGCTACCGAGTGAAGCGCTCACGTTCACCCCGCGTGACGGCCGCGGCAGCCACCTTGAAGCCCTGTCGTCGCGCTGGCGTGGCCTTCCCGCGCCGATTATCGGGCGGATTTACGATGGCCGAATGTGGCTGGATCTGCGCTGCCTTGAAGATGAAGAGCGATTTCTGGAGATGTTGTTGAAATGA
- the lldP gene encoding L-lactate permease, with translation MSLWQQNYDPAGNIWLSSLIASLPILFFFFALIKLKLKGYLAATYTVAIALMVALFFYKMPVDRALASVVYGFFYGLWPIAWIIIAAVFVYKISVKTGQFDIIRSSILSITPDQRLQMLIVGFSFGAFLEGAAGFGAPVAITAALLVGLGFNPLYAAGLCLIVNTAPVAFGAMGIPILVAGQVTGLDSFEIGQMVGRQLPFLTIIVLFWIMAIMDGWRGVKETWPAVMVAGGSFAIAQYLSSNFLGPELPDIISSLVSLVCLTLFLKRWQPVRIFRFADMGASQVDQTLARTGYTAGQVIRAWSPFLFLTATVTLWSIPPFKALFAPGGALYDMVINISVPFLDKMVARMPPVVHAATPYAAVYKFDWFSATGTAILFAAILSVVWLRMKPAAAVQTFAATIKELMLPIYSIGMVLAFAFISNYSGLSSTLALALAHTSHAFTFFSPFLGWLGVFLTGSDTSSNALFAALQATAAQQIGVSDVLLVAANTTGGVTGKMISPQSIAIACAAVGLVGKESDLFRFTVKHSLIFTCMVGVITTLQAYVLTWMIP, from the coding sequence ATGAGCCTCTGGCAACAAAACTACGACCCGGCCGGAAATATCTGGCTGTCGAGCCTGATCGCATCGCTTCCGATCCTGTTCTTCTTCTTTGCGCTGATTAAGCTCAAGCTGAAGGGCTACCTCGCCGCGACGTATACCGTTGCCATCGCCCTGATGGTGGCGCTGTTCTTCTACAAAATGCCGGTCGATCGCGCGCTGGCCTCCGTTGTCTACGGTTTCTTCTACGGCCTGTGGCCGATTGCGTGGATCATTATCGCGGCGGTCTTTGTCTATAAAATCTCGGTGAAAACCGGGCAGTTCGACATAATCCGCTCGTCGATTCTCTCCATTACTCCAGACCAGCGCCTGCAGATGCTGATTGTCGGCTTCTCCTTCGGGGCGTTTCTGGAAGGCGCGGCAGGCTTTGGCGCACCGGTGGCGATCACCGCCGCGCTGCTGGTCGGTCTGGGCTTTAACCCGCTCTATGCCGCGGGCCTGTGCCTGATTGTGAACACCGCGCCGGTTGCGTTTGGCGCGATGGGTATTCCAATTCTGGTGGCCGGACAGGTCACCGGGCTGGACAGCTTCGAGATTGGCCAGATGGTTGGCCGCCAGCTGCCCTTCCTGACCATTATCGTCCTGTTCTGGATCATGGCGATTATGGACGGCTGGCGCGGCGTGAAGGAGACCTGGCCTGCGGTGATGGTGGCGGGCGGTTCGTTCGCGATTGCCCAGTACCTCAGCTCGAACTTCCTCGGCCCGGAGCTGCCGGACATCATCTCCTCGCTGGTGTCGCTGGTCTGTCTGACGCTGTTCCTGAAACGCTGGCAGCCGGTGCGTATCTTCCGCTTCGCCGACATGGGCGCCTCGCAGGTCGATCAAACCCTGGCGCGTACGGGCTATACCGCGGGACAGGTGATCCGCGCCTGGTCGCCGTTCCTGTTCCTGACCGCAACGGTCACCCTGTGGAGCATCCCGCCGTTTAAAGCCCTGTTCGCCCCGGGCGGCGCGCTGTACGACATGGTGATTAACATCTCCGTACCGTTCCTCGACAAAATGGTCGCTCGTATGCCGCCGGTGGTGCACGCCGCTACGCCGTATGCCGCGGTCTATAAATTCGACTGGTTCTCCGCCACCGGTACCGCCATCCTGTTTGCCGCTATCCTTTCCGTGGTGTGGCTGCGCATGAAGCCTGCGGCCGCGGTGCAGACCTTTGCGGCGACCATTAAAGAGCTGATGCTGCCGATTTACTCCATCGGCATGGTGCTGGCGTTCGCGTTTATCTCGAACTACTCCGGCCTGTCATCGACGCTGGCGCTGGCGCTGGCCCATACCAGCCACGCCTTCACCTTCTTCTCGCCGTTCCTCGGCTGGCTGGGGGTGTTCCTGACCGGTTCCGATACCTCGTCTAACGCCCTGTTTGCCGCGCTGCAGGCCACGGCTGCCCAGCAGATTGGCGTGTCGGACGTCCTGCTGGTGGCCGCGAATACCACCGGCGGCGTGACCGGGAAAATGATCTCTCCACAATCCATCGCCATTGCCTGTGCGGCGGTGGGACTGGTCGGTAAAGAGTCGGATCTGTTCCGCTTTACCGTGAAACACAGCCTGATATTTACCTGCATGGTCGGGGTGATCACCACCCTGCAGGCCTATGTCTTAACCTGGATGATCCCATGA
- a CDS encoding PTS mannitol transporter subunit IICBA: MSSDFKIKVQSFGRFLSNMVMPNIGAFIAWGIITALFIPTGWLPNETLAKLVGPMITYLLPLLIGFTGGRLVGGDRGGVVGAITTMGVIVGADMPMFLGAMIAGPLGGWAIKKFDVWVDGKIKSGFEMLVNNFSAGIIGMILAILAFLGIGPAVEVLSKILAAGVNFMVAHDMLPLASIFVEPAKILFLNNAINHGIFSPLGIQQSHDLGKSIFFLIEANPGPGMGVLLAYMFFGRGSAKQSAGGAAIIHFLGGIHEIYFPYVLMNPRLILAVILGGMTGVFTLSVLGGGLVSPASPGSILAVLAMTPKGAYFANIAAICAAMAVSFVVSSILLKTSKVKEDDDIEAATRRMHDMKAESKGATPLAAGDVSNDLSHVRKIIVACDAGMGSSAMGAGVLRKKVQDAGLTNISVTNSAINTLPPDVDLVITHRDLTERAMRQVPQAQHISLTNFLDSGLYTSLTERLVAAQRHEDNEVKVRSSLQDSFDESNAHLFKLGAENIFLGRTAATKEEAIRFAGEQLVKGGYVQPEYVDAMLEREKLTPTYLGESIAVPHGTVEAKDRVLKTGVVFCQYPQGVRFGEEEDDIARLVIGIAARNNEHIQVITSLTNALDDESVIARLASTTSVEEVLALLNK, from the coding sequence ATGTCATCCGATTTCAAGATCAAAGTTCAAAGCTTTGGTCGTTTCCTCAGCAACATGGTGATGCCAAATATCGGCGCGTTTATCGCGTGGGGTATCATCACTGCATTGTTCATTCCGACAGGGTGGTTGCCTAACGAAACGCTGGCGAAACTTGTTGGCCCAATGATTACCTATCTCCTGCCGCTGCTCATCGGTTTCACCGGTGGTCGACTGGTGGGCGGTGACCGTGGTGGCGTAGTGGGTGCCATCACGACCATGGGGGTTATCGTCGGTGCGGATATGCCGATGTTCCTCGGTGCAATGATTGCCGGTCCTCTGGGCGGCTGGGCGATTAAGAAATTCGACGTCTGGGTTGATGGTAAGATCAAATCCGGCTTCGAAATGCTGGTGAACAACTTCTCTGCGGGCATCATCGGGATGATCCTCGCGATTCTGGCGTTCCTCGGCATTGGCCCTGCGGTTGAAGTGCTGTCCAAAATTCTGGCGGCAGGCGTTAACTTCATGGTTGCGCACGATATGCTGCCGCTGGCGTCTATCTTCGTAGAACCGGCGAAAATCCTGTTCCTCAACAACGCCATCAACCACGGCATCTTCTCGCCGTTGGGTATTCAGCAGTCTCACGATCTCGGCAAGTCTATCTTCTTCCTGATTGAAGCCAACCCGGGTCCGGGTATGGGCGTACTGCTGGCGTACATGTTCTTTGGTCGCGGCAGCGCTAAACAGTCTGCTGGCGGTGCGGCAATCATCCACTTCCTGGGCGGTATCCACGAAATTTACTTCCCGTACGTGCTGATGAACCCACGTCTGATCCTGGCCGTTATCCTTGGCGGTATGACCGGCGTGTTCACCCTGAGCGTGCTGGGCGGCGGTCTGGTGTCTCCGGCCTCTCCGGGTTCTATCCTGGCGGTGCTGGCGATGACGCCAAAAGGGGCGTACTTCGCGAACATCGCGGCCATCTGTGCAGCCATGGCCGTCTCCTTCGTGGTCTCTTCTATCCTGCTGAAAACCAGCAAAGTGAAAGAAGATGATGACATCGAAGCGGCGACCCGTCGTATGCACGACATGAAAGCCGAATCCAAAGGCGCAACCCCGCTGGCGGCTGGCGATGTGTCTAACGACCTGAGCCACGTGCGTAAAATCATCGTTGCCTGTGATGCCGGTATGGGTTCCAGCGCAATGGGTGCAGGCGTGCTGCGTAAGAAAGTGCAGGATGCGGGCCTGACCAACATCTCCGTCACCAACAGCGCCATTAACACCCTGCCGCCGGACGTTGACCTGGTTATCACGCACCGCGACCTGACCGAACGCGCCATGCGCCAGGTGCCGCAGGCGCAGCACATCTCGCTGACCAACTTCCTCGACAGCGGCCTGTACACCAGCCTGACCGAACGTCTGGTTGCGGCGCAGCGTCACGAAGACAATGAAGTGAAAGTGCGCTCAAGCCTGCAGGACAGCTTTGACGAGAGCAATGCCCACCTGTTCAAACTGGGTGCGGAAAACATCTTCCTCGGTCGTACCGCGGCAACTAAAGAAGAAGCGATTCGCTTTGCCGGTGAGCAGCTGGTGAAAGGCGGCTACGTTCAGCCTGAATACGTTGACGCGATGCTGGAACGCGAAAAACTGACGCCAACCTACCTGGGCGAATCCATCGCGGTGCCGCACGGTACGGTTGAAGCGAAAGATCGCGTTCTGAAAACCGGCGTCGTATTCTGTCAGTATCCGCAGGGCGTGCGCTTCGGCGAAGAAGAAGATGACATCGCCCGTCTGGTGATTGGTATCGCCGCTCGCAACAACGAGCACATTCAGGTGATTACCAGCCTGACCAACGCGCTGGACGATGAGTCTGTCATTGCGCGTCTGGCGAGCACCACCAGCGTGGAAGAAGTCCTGGCACTTCTTAACAAATAA